A DNA window from Altererythrobacter sp. B11 contains the following coding sequences:
- a CDS encoding carotenoid oxygenase family protein: protein MEPLRFPDNPLFRGWGSPMRTESTIEGLEITQGEIPAGLEGTLYRNGADWQYPSGRDDDIFIDGEGMYHMFRFEDGQVSYRSRWVRTERYELQKSARRALFGRYRNRYTNAPEAREANMGTANTTAMFHAGHLYALKEDDLPYEIDPDTLETIGRTDMNGQITAQCFTAHPKVDPITNELLAFSYQAKGDGTKDVVFYLFDAEGRKINEVWFEMPYAACVHDFAVTDEWIVFPFFPLITDMDHVKAGGTYFQWNPDQQTHIALVPRYGDAKDIRWFTGPTASAGHMMNAVREGTKVHLDVCYYEGNCFPFFKTPQGETTKPVPPFLTRLTMDLARNDGAIEKQRLLDVSCEMPRTDDRYQGRPYRQGYVIVYRAADGSSSTGRFDLATGELDTWSPGPGDTVQECQFVPRTPDAAEGDGWLLVPVARVSEGRSDLVILDARDLAAGPVATIKLPVRVRSTFHGTWVPRETMESGKYPYALQAA from the coding sequence ATGGAACCGCTCCGCTTCCCCGATAACCCGCTCTTCCGGGGCTGGGGCTCCCCGATGCGAACCGAAAGCACCATCGAGGGGCTCGAGATCACCCAGGGCGAAATTCCCGCCGGGCTGGAGGGCACGCTCTACCGCAACGGGGCGGACTGGCAGTATCCCTCCGGTCGGGATGACGACATCTTCATCGACGGCGAAGGCATGTATCACATGTTCCGCTTCGAGGACGGGCAGGTCAGCTATCGCTCCCGCTGGGTGCGGACGGAGCGGTACGAGCTGCAGAAAAGCGCCCGCCGCGCGCTCTTCGGCCGCTATCGCAACCGCTACACCAATGCGCCGGAAGCGCGCGAGGCCAACATGGGCACGGCCAACACCACCGCCATGTTCCATGCCGGCCATCTCTATGCGCTGAAGGAAGACGATCTCCCCTATGAGATCGACCCCGATACGCTGGAGACCATCGGCCGCACGGACATGAACGGCCAGATCACCGCGCAATGCTTCACCGCGCATCCCAAGGTCGATCCGATCACCAACGAGCTGCTCGCCTTCTCCTACCAGGCCAAGGGCGACGGCACGAAGGATGTGGTGTTCTACCTCTTCGATGCCGAGGGGCGGAAGATCAACGAGGTATGGTTCGAAATGCCCTATGCGGCCTGCGTCCACGACTTCGCCGTGACGGACGAGTGGATCGTCTTCCCCTTCTTCCCGCTGATCACCGACATGGACCATGTGAAGGCCGGCGGCACCTACTTCCAGTGGAACCCCGACCAGCAGACCCATATTGCGCTGGTGCCGCGCTATGGCGATGCCAAGGACATCCGCTGGTTCACCGGCCCGACCGCCAGCGCCGGCCACATGATGAATGCGGTGCGCGAAGGCACGAAGGTGCATCTCGATGTCTGCTATTACGAGGGGAACTGCTTCCCCTTCTTCAAGACGCCGCAGGGGGAGACCACCAAGCCGGTGCCGCCTTTCCTCACCCGGCTGACGATGGACCTTGCCCGCAACGACGGCGCGATCGAGAAGCAGCGCCTGCTGGACGTGAGTTGCGAAATGCCCCGCACGGACGATCGTTATCAGGGCCGCCCCTACCGCCAGGGCTACGTTATCGTCTATCGCGCGGCGGACGGATCGAGCTCCACCGGCCGCTTCGACCTCGCGACGGGCGAGCTCGACACCTGGTCCCCCGGCCCCGGTGACACGGTGCAGGAATGCCAGTTCGTGCCCCGCACGCCCGATGCTGCGGAAGGCGACGGCTGGCTGCTGGTGCCGGTGGCCCGCGTATCCGAAGGACGCAGCGACCTGGTGATTCTCGACGCGCGGGATCTCGCCGCAGGGCCCGTGGCGACGATCAAGCTGCCGGTGCGCGTGCGCTCAACCTTCCACGGCACCTGGGTGCCGCGCGAAACGATGGAGAGCGGCAAGTATCCCTACGCACTTCAAGCCGCCTGA
- a CDS encoding MarR family winged helix-turn-helix transcriptional regulator, whose product MPRAAIIATQHHNEAATPSDAELMQYFLRKPGFLLARVDQICTAIFGGLSGTATLSQAEFLLLLDRLGPMIQIALAGAAGVDKSTTAYILDNLQARGWVERTVRKEDRRSSLVSLTPAGQAVVPQVQEDFAELQRQLGAPFTAPERARLIASLQSLGQNPGRGVPVWRRACDPGSGVLDGAISFLTRRALQLLHAEFLEATRGTRLTLRQFSLLFILSRRESITQSAFARLFGLDPATCAVIMRGPAQRGLIASARCPSDGRARLFRLTEAGSALLASMHPLVDETEEAVFRDLSAAERQKTVRQLQQIVKAHSALLRFPASGGEG is encoded by the coding sequence TTGCCGAGGGCCGCCATTATCGCCACGCAGCACCACAACGAAGCCGCCACGCCTTCGGATGCGGAGCTGATGCAGTATTTCCTGCGCAAGCCCGGCTTCCTGCTGGCCCGCGTGGACCAGATCTGCACGGCGATCTTCGGCGGGTTGTCGGGCACGGCCACGCTCAGCCAGGCGGAGTTCCTGCTGCTGCTCGACCGGCTGGGGCCGATGATCCAGATCGCCCTAGCCGGCGCAGCGGGCGTGGACAAATCGACCACCGCCTACATCCTCGACAATCTGCAGGCGCGCGGCTGGGTCGAGCGGACCGTGCGCAAGGAGGACCGCCGCTCTTCGCTGGTCTCGCTCACTCCCGCCGGGCAGGCGGTGGTGCCGCAGGTGCAGGAGGATTTCGCCGAACTTCAGCGGCAGCTCGGCGCCCCCTTCACCGCGCCGGAACGGGCGCGGCTGATCGCCAGTCTCCAGAGCCTGGGGCAAAACCCCGGACGCGGCGTGCCCGTCTGGCGACGGGCATGCGATCCTGGCTCCGGCGTGCTGGACGGCGCGATCAGCTTCCTCACCCGGCGCGCGCTGCAATTGCTGCATGCCGAGTTTCTGGAGGCGACGCGCGGCACACGGCTGACGCTGCGGCAGTTCTCCCTGCTCTTCATCCTGAGCCGGCGCGAATCCATCACCCAGAGCGCGTTTGCCCGGCTGTTCGGGCTCGATCCGGCGACCTGCGCCGTCATCATGCGCGGCCCGGCGCAGCGGGGCCTGATCGCCAGCGCACGCTGCCCCAGCGACGGCCGGGCCCGCCTGTTCCGCCTCACCGAAGCCGGCAGCGCCTTGCTCGCCAGCATGCACCCGTTGGTCGACGAAACCGAGGAAGCGGTATTCCGCGATCTGTCCGCGGCTGAGCGCCAGAAGACCGTTCGGCAGTTGCAGCAGATCGTGAAGGCGCACAGCGCCCTGCTAAGATTTCCCGCGTCCGGCGGCGAAGGCTGA
- a CDS encoding aldehyde dehydrogenase family protein, giving the protein MTEAEQRSVAVRNPRTGAVDFHLPVASHAQVAEKAARLRKNQPAWAALPLQQRIGVMQRWLGEVAKRANDISAADAVDTGGCHTSYVQGFITMGNIGGWIEDAEAALEKAAYHGPSRAMPSVEVRTQFVPYPLVSVIGPWNAPMMLVLLDAIPALFAGCAVLIKPSEVTPRWVAPLFETVAQVPELAAVFEFVHGDGTTGKAMIEEADLVCFTGSVPTGRKIAVQCAERLIPCYLELGGKDPVIVTETADLERATTAVLRGAVHANGMVCFSVERIYVAEAIHDAFVKLLAEKAEKVRLNCDDPRAGHLHPFTFAPQAKIVAQQLAEAVDKGASVLTGGRVEEIGGGLYMRPTIVTGVDHTMALMRDETFGPILPVMPFASVEEAIALANDTEFGLTANVIAGSEEEALAIGERLNAGSVFMQDTFLTFAKNRTVGSNSFGVSGVGGGARTGPEAILRYVRRKALLTQHGEPADIQNDHHLGKPAGA; this is encoded by the coding sequence ATGACAGAGGCCGAACAGCGCAGCGTGGCCGTGCGCAACCCGCGCACGGGAGCGGTCGATTTCCACCTGCCGGTGGCCTCCCACGCGCAAGTGGCGGAAAAGGCGGCGCGTCTCCGCAAGAACCAGCCCGCCTGGGCCGCACTCCCCCTGCAGCAGCGGATCGGCGTGATGCAGCGCTGGCTGGGCGAAGTGGCCAAGCGCGCCAACGATATCTCGGCTGCCGACGCGGTCGATACTGGGGGCTGCCACACCTCCTATGTCCAGGGCTTCATCACCATGGGCAATATCGGCGGCTGGATCGAGGATGCCGAGGCCGCGCTGGAGAAGGCCGCCTACCACGGCCCCTCCCGCGCCATGCCCAGCGTGGAGGTGCGCACGCAATTCGTGCCTTACCCGCTGGTGAGCGTGATCGGCCCGTGGAACGCACCGATGATGCTGGTGCTGCTGGATGCCATTCCCGCGCTGTTTGCCGGCTGCGCGGTGCTGATCAAGCCATCCGAAGTCACCCCCCGCTGGGTGGCCCCGCTATTCGAAACCGTGGCGCAGGTGCCCGAACTGGCCGCCGTGTTCGAGTTCGTGCACGGCGACGGCACCACCGGCAAGGCCATGATCGAGGAAGCCGATCTCGTCTGCTTCACCGGCAGCGTGCCCACCGGCCGCAAGATCGCCGTGCAATGTGCCGAGCGGCTGATCCCCTGCTATCTCGAACTGGGCGGCAAGGATCCGGTGATCGTCACCGAAACGGCGGATCTGGAACGGGCCACCACCGCCGTGCTGCGCGGCGCGGTGCACGCCAACGGCATGGTCTGCTTCTCGGTGGAGCGGATCTATGTGGCAGAGGCCATTCACGACGCGTTTGTGAAGCTGCTGGCCGAGAAAGCCGAAAAGGTACGCCTCAATTGCGACGATCCCCGCGCGGGCCATCTCCATCCCTTCACCTTTGCACCGCAGGCCAAGATCGTGGCGCAGCAACTGGCGGAGGCGGTGGATAAGGGGGCCAGCGTGCTAACGGGCGGCAGGGTGGAGGAGATCGGCGGCGGGCTCTACATGCGGCCAACGATCGTGACCGGCGTCGACCACACCATGGCGCTGATGCGCGATGAAACTTTCGGCCCGATCCTGCCGGTAATGCCCTTCGCCAGCGTGGAAGAGGCGATTGCCCTGGCTAATGATACCGAATTCGGCCTCACGGCCAATGTGATCGCCGGCAGCGAGGAAGAAGCGCTGGCCATTGGCGAGCGGCTCAATGCCGGCTCCGTCTTCATGCAGGATACCTTCCTCACCTTTGCCAAGAACCGCACCGTGGGCAGCAACAGCTTCGGCGTGTCCGGCGTGGGCGGCGGCGCGCGCACCGGGCCGGAAGCGATCCTGCGATACGTGCGGCGCAAGGCTCTGCTGACCCAGCACGGCGAACCTGCCGACATCCAGAACGATCATCACCTGGGCAAGCCTGCGGGCGCATGA
- a CDS encoding oxygenase MpaB family protein codes for MKRLVAARIRAAFRDPAGAQPPVQRRPDGLFGPSSTIWRVHGDVASMMVGGLSALLLQMLHPAVLAGVWDHSTFRNDMRGRLSRTARFIALTTYGSREEAETAIERVRTIHRHVHGTLPDGTPYRADDPALLAWVHATEAASFLGAWIRYVQPGMRGVEQDRYLTEIARIARSLGADPVPATRAELSAYIAATRPRLRADERTAEVARLILHQPAEPLDAVPLHLIRHAAVDLLPPWARQMHGLTAGALPRPLLRAGTFALARTTRWALR; via the coding sequence ATGAAGCGGCTCGTTGCAGCGCGAATCCGTGCTGCCTTCCGCGATCCGGCCGGCGCCCAGCCCCCGGTCCAGCGCCGGCCCGACGGCCTCTTCGGCCCCTCCTCCACCATCTGGCGCGTCCACGGCGATGTCGCCTCGATGATGGTCGGCGGGCTCAGTGCATTGCTGTTGCAGATGCTCCACCCCGCGGTTCTGGCCGGCGTATGGGACCATTCCACCTTCCGCAACGACATGCGTGGCCGGCTGAGCCGCACGGCGCGCTTCATCGCACTGACCACCTACGGCAGCCGGGAGGAGGCGGAGACGGCGATCGAGCGGGTGCGCACCATCCACCGGCACGTGCACGGCACGCTGCCCGACGGCACGCCCTATCGCGCGGACGACCCGGCCCTCCTCGCCTGGGTACATGCCACCGAGGCGGCTTCCTTCCTCGGCGCCTGGATCCGCTATGTCCAACCGGGCATGCGCGGGGTCGAGCAGGACCGCTATCTGACTGAAATCGCCCGCATCGCGCGCAGTCTGGGTGCCGATCCGGTGCCCGCCACCCGCGCGGAACTGAGCGCCTATATCGCCGCCACGCGCCCCCGGCTACGGGCGGACGAGCGCACAGCGGAGGTCGCCCGGCTGATCCTGCACCAGCCGGCCGAGCCGCTCGACGCCGTCCCGCTCCATCTCATCCGCCACGCCGCAGTGGACCTGCTGCCGCCATGGGCGCGGCAGATGCACGGCCTCACAGCCGGCGCCCTTCCCCGCCCGCTGCTGCGTGCAGGCACCTTCGCCCTCGCCCGCACCACCCGCTGGGCGCTTCGCTAG
- a CDS encoding alpha/beta hydrolase, whose amino-acid sequence MSPELRERIEALGLDLSPPMMQATQAIFAESFRGMDAVTQIERDLAYGPDERHRLDLFRRADTANAPVLVYVHGGGFVMGNKRSPDLPFYDNVGDFAARSGMIGVTVNYRLAPQHPWPAGPEDMGRLVAWLQVNIAEHGGDPARIFLMGQSAGAVHVASYVAHPRFHPGGSAGLAGALLISCIYDVAAAQPNPFHIAYYGEDAGAYPACSTLEGLIDTQVPLLATVSEFDVVDFQKQAAAFVTAHAARRDRYPRLLWLAGHNHLSPALEIGSPDSALEPAITQFIAHATS is encoded by the coding sequence ATGAGCCCGGAGCTGCGCGAGCGCATAGAGGCCCTCGGCCTCGATCTCTCCCCACCCATGATGCAGGCGACGCAGGCGATCTTTGCCGAGAGCTTCCGCGGCATGGATGCGGTCACGCAGATCGAGCGCGACCTTGCCTATGGCCCTGACGAACGGCACCGGCTGGACCTGTTCCGCCGCGCCGACACGGCCAACGCCCCGGTGCTGGTCTATGTCCATGGCGGCGGCTTCGTCATGGGCAACAAGCGATCGCCGGACCTGCCGTTCTACGACAATGTCGGCGATTTCGCCGCCCGCTCCGGAATGATCGGCGTCACGGTGAACTATCGCCTCGCGCCGCAGCACCCGTGGCCCGCCGGTCCGGAGGATATGGGCCGGCTGGTTGCCTGGCTGCAGGTGAATATCGCGGAGCATGGCGGGGACCCTGCCCGCATCTTCCTGATGGGCCAGTCCGCCGGCGCCGTGCATGTCGCGAGCTATGTCGCCCATCCGCGATTCCATCCGGGCGGAAGCGCAGGCCTTGCAGGCGCCTTGCTGATCTCCTGCATCTACGATGTAGCGGCGGCGCAGCCCAACCCGTTCCACATCGCCTATTATGGGGAGGATGCAGGTGCCTATCCCGCCTGCTCCACCCTGGAAGGGCTGATCGACACGCAGGTGCCGCTGCTCGCCACGGTTTCGGAATTTGACGTGGTGGATTTCCAGAAACAGGCCGCCGCCTTCGTTACCGCCCACGCTGCCCGGCGCGACCGCTATCCCCGGCTGCTGTGGCTCGCCGGCCATAACCATCTGTCGCCAGCGCTGGAGATCGGATCGCCCGACAGCGCGCTGGAGCCCGCGATCACCCAGTTCATCGCCCACGCGACCTCCTGA
- a CDS encoding NAD(P)-dependent alcohol dehydrogenase gives MRITAAISRAETPAPQLEEVELEAPRPGEMRIRITAVGICHTDLHAHEGRLAPLPIALGHEGAGVVEELGDGVRGFAPGDHVLLSGTSCGTCPNCLNNLPSYCDLAMPMTFGGKRLDGSTALCADGGPLHSHFFGQSSFATHAIVPERTAVKVDRDLPLATLAPLGCGVITGAGSVIEALKVDYGHSIAVFGTGAVGLSAIMAARLVGAQRIVAVDLKPDRLELAQELGATHVFQADQGDLAAAIRGVTGRGVDFTLNTTVAPAVHSLALECLAMRGTAGFVAAPRGEWAPAMFPMLAGGRQLRGILGGDAAPRLFLPRLIEYWRQGRFPFDRLIRTYRFAEIARAFHDLEEGAVIKPVLVLDEGEAA, from the coding sequence GTGCGGATCACCGCCGCCATCAGCCGCGCGGAAACTCCGGCGCCGCAGCTGGAAGAGGTGGAGCTGGAAGCACCCCGGCCCGGGGAGATGCGCATCCGCATTACCGCCGTGGGCATCTGCCACACCGATCTTCATGCGCATGAAGGCCGCCTCGCCCCGCTGCCGATCGCGCTGGGCCATGAAGGGGCCGGCGTGGTCGAGGAACTGGGCGATGGCGTGCGCGGCTTCGCGCCGGGCGATCACGTGCTGCTCAGCGGCACCTCCTGCGGCACCTGCCCCAACTGCCTGAACAACCTGCCCAGCTATTGTGACCTCGCCATGCCGATGACCTTCGGCGGGAAGCGGCTGGATGGGTCCACCGCACTGTGCGCCGATGGCGGACCGCTGCATTCGCATTTCTTCGGACAGTCATCCTTCGCCACGCACGCCATCGTGCCGGAACGAACGGCGGTTAAGGTGGACAGGGATCTGCCGCTCGCCACCCTCGCCCCCCTGGGGTGCGGTGTGATCACCGGCGCGGGTTCGGTGATCGAGGCGCTGAAGGTCGACTATGGCCACAGCATCGCCGTATTCGGCACGGGAGCGGTGGGACTCTCCGCCATCATGGCCGCGCGGCTGGTGGGCGCGCAGCGCATCGTGGCCGTCGATCTCAAGCCGGATCGGCTGGAACTGGCGCAGGAGCTGGGCGCGACCCACGTCTTCCAGGCGGATCAGGGCGATCTCGCCGCCGCGATCCGGGGCGTCACCGGCCGCGGCGTGGATTTCACGCTCAACACCACGGTCGCGCCGGCGGTTCACAGTCTCGCCCTGGAATGCCTTGCGATGCGTGGGACGGCCGGCTTCGTAGCGGCGCCGCGCGGCGAATGGGCGCCGGCGATGTTCCCCATGCTGGCCGGCGGCCGCCAGCTGCGCGGCATCCTCGGCGGCGATGCGGCACCGCGCCTGTTCCTGCCCCGGCTGATCGAATACTGGCGCCAGGGCCGCTTCCCCTTCGATCGCCTGATCAGAACCTATCGCTTTGCCGAGATCGCACGGGCCTTCCACGATCTGGAGGAAGGCGCAGTGATCAAGCCCGTGCTGGTGCTGGACGAAGGAGAGGCGGCATGA
- a CDS encoding response regulator, which yields MLIEDMCRDLGCEIRGPCSSLGAALEAAARGDFDVALVDMNLAGERADPLIAELANRSVPHAVISGGDGNGRGHLLSKPFSFDGLTAMLATLRSELPGRQGG from the coding sequence ATGCTGATCGAAGACATGTGCCGCGATCTCGGCTGTGAGATCCGGGGCCCGTGCTCATCCCTCGGCGCCGCGCTGGAGGCAGCGGCCCGGGGCGATTTCGATGTGGCGCTGGTGGACATGAACCTCGCCGGAGAGCGGGCGGACCCGCTGATCGCCGAACTCGCCAACAGATCCGTCCCCCATGCCGTGATCAGCGGCGGCGACGGCAATGGCCGCGGCCATCTGCTCAGCAAGCCCTTTTCCTTCGACGGCCTGACGGCGATGCTGGCGACCCTCCGCTCGGAACTCCCGGGGCGGCAGGGCGGCTGA
- a CDS encoding nuclear transport factor 2 family protein, translating to MAWQLTALDRLEIQELYSRYAWGIDLADEAMALSTFTQDAGFDHLWQGRVEGHEAIRENLHSLWNDRQHWWYGRQHLMNHFIMEPREEDGEVDVRCFFQILQFQTDYNTNFVFGIGTRVDHVTRKEGPWRFQSLHVNAWTAADQVPWKGEFLMREKPRHTPPPVRG from the coding sequence ATGGCCTGGCAACTGACCGCACTCGACCGGCTCGAAATCCAGGAGCTCTATTCCCGTTACGCCTGGGGCATCGATCTGGCGGACGAGGCCATGGCGCTTTCCACCTTCACTCAGGACGCGGGATTCGATCATTTGTGGCAGGGCCGCGTGGAAGGGCACGAGGCGATCCGCGAGAACCTCCACTCGCTGTGGAACGACCGCCAGCACTGGTGGTATGGCCGGCAGCACCTGATGAACCATTTCATCATGGAACCGCGCGAGGAAGATGGCGAAGTGGACGTCCGCTGCTTCTTCCAGATCTTGCAGTTCCAGACCGACTACAACACCAATTTCGTATTCGGCATCGGCACGCGGGTGGACCACGTCACGCGCAAGGAAGGGCCCTGGCGGTTCCAGTCCTTGCATGTGAACGCCTGGACCGCGGCCGATCAGGTGCCTTGGAAGGGCGAGTTCCTGATGAGGGAAAAGCCGCGGCACACGCCGCCGCCGGTGCGGGGCTGA